One Yimella lutea DNA window includes the following coding sequences:
- a CDS encoding tryptophan-rich sensory protein produces the protein MSSSRLALVTGATGHVGGRLVPALLDAGFRVRVLSRHPDSLASAWAERVEAVEGDACEPADLAKCLADVDVAYYLLHSMDGEGDFEERDRKMASRFASAARKSGVDRMVYLSGLHPSGELSPHLASRVEVGKILLASGVPTAVLQAGTVIGEGSASFDMLRHLSERLPLVIAPRWLKSKIQPICDDDVIHYLVGAADLPQEVNRAFDIAGPDVLTYADMMRRYASAIGLPKRRIATVPVLTPNLAGHWVGLVTPVSAGVAKPLAGSLVHDAVASENDIDEYVSPPEGGLAGFEESVHRATKDVDTRAWSRSVKTSAAIVGVTALAGSLLTDPNSRWYKSLDLPPWQPPTWVFPVAWTTLYTTTALASAATMAESPVAQTNSYKKALAVNMVLNAGWSGVFFRAHKPAAATVVAAALAVSSADLARRADVSNRGLRTVALGAYAAWCTFATALSGDIAHRN, from the coding sequence ATGAGCTCGTCCCGTCTTGCCCTGGTCACCGGAGCAACCGGCCACGTCGGCGGCCGTTTGGTGCCGGCACTCCTCGACGCGGGTTTCCGCGTGCGGGTGCTCAGTCGTCACCCCGATTCACTTGCGTCGGCATGGGCCGAGCGCGTGGAGGCAGTCGAGGGTGACGCTTGCGAACCTGCTGACCTGGCGAAGTGCCTCGCCGACGTCGATGTCGCGTACTACCTGCTGCACTCGATGGACGGCGAGGGTGACTTCGAGGAACGCGACCGAAAAATGGCGTCCAGATTCGCCTCTGCTGCAAGGAAGTCCGGCGTCGACCGGATGGTCTACCTGAGCGGACTGCACCCCTCTGGCGAATTGTCGCCGCACCTCGCATCGCGGGTGGAGGTCGGCAAGATCCTGCTCGCCTCCGGTGTGCCGACCGCCGTGCTGCAGGCCGGCACCGTGATCGGCGAGGGATCGGCGTCCTTCGACATGCTGCGTCACCTGTCCGAGCGACTGCCGCTGGTCATCGCTCCCCGCTGGCTGAAGAGCAAGATCCAGCCGATCTGCGACGACGACGTCATCCATTACCTCGTCGGCGCGGCTGACTTGCCGCAGGAGGTGAACCGCGCCTTCGACATCGCCGGCCCGGACGTGCTCACCTACGCCGACATGATGCGCCGGTATGCGTCCGCAATCGGGTTGCCAAAGAGGCGGATTGCGACCGTTCCGGTGCTCACGCCGAACCTCGCCGGTCATTGGGTCGGGCTCGTCACCCCCGTGTCGGCAGGGGTCGCCAAGCCGTTGGCCGGGAGCCTGGTGCATGACGCAGTTGCATCGGAGAACGACATCGACGAGTACGTGTCACCGCCCGAGGGTGGACTCGCCGGGTTCGAGGAATCGGTGCACCGCGCGACCAAGGACGTCGACACCCGCGCGTGGTCGCGTTCGGTCAAGACCTCCGCGGCGATCGTGGGGGTAACAGCCCTTGCGGGTTCGTTGCTGACCGACCCGAACAGCCGCTGGTACAAGAGCCTCGACCTGCCGCCGTGGCAGCCGCCGACCTGGGTCTTCCCGGTCGCGTGGACGACGCTCTACACCACGACCGCGCTCGCGTCCGCCGCGACGATGGCTGAATCGCCTGTGGCGCAGACGAATTCGTACAAGAAGGCGCTCGCGGTCAACATGGTGCTGAACGCGGGGTGGAGCGGTGTGTTCTTCCGAGCACACAAGCCCGCGGCCGCGACGGTCGTGGCCGCTGCATTGGCCGTGAGCAGTGCCGACCTGGCCCGACGTGCGGACGTGTCCAACCGCGGCTTGCGTACGGTCGCGCTCGGTGCCTACGCGGCATGGTGCACCTTCGCCACCGCCCTCAGCGGGGACATCGCCCACCGCAACTGA
- a CDS encoding acyl-CoA carboxylase subunit beta encodes MTDDVPVQGLNEVLARRYLTGDEARADKVAKRHAQGRRTARENIADLVDDGSFIEYGRFVTPAQEQRRPLADLVVEAPADGIIGGTATVDGAPCAVLSYDYLVMAGTQGMRGHHKTDRLVETALRMNVPTVFFTEGGGGRPGDTDLPGVSYLDLDLFAIWGAARIPKIAIVSGRCFAGNAVLAGCADLRIATPDANLGMAGPAMIAGGGLGQFAPEEIGPVNVQCANGVLDVVAEDEEGAVEVARRILGYLGARAHEPDAPSEEHNLAREILPHNERESFDVHRVIETLADTDSITWLRSGWAPELVTCIARVEGMPVGFIANQSAHLAGALTTAASAKGADFLDLCERWQLPVVSLVDTPGFMVGPDAEQDGLVREASRLVTAGARLTTPLVGVVLRRGYGLGAQAMLGGSTHRPLLTVAWPDAHLGPMGLEGAVRLGMAKELAALPAEEREQTVKEQTALMQQHAKALNAARVFEIDDVIDPAETRSLIARTFVRAR; translated from the coding sequence GTGACTGACGACGTCCCGGTGCAAGGACTGAATGAGGTTCTCGCCCGCCGCTACCTGACCGGCGATGAAGCTCGTGCCGACAAGGTGGCCAAGCGTCACGCCCAGGGACGGCGCACCGCCCGCGAGAACATCGCCGACCTCGTCGATGACGGGTCGTTCATCGAGTACGGGCGCTTCGTCACGCCTGCCCAGGAGCAGCGGCGTCCCCTCGCCGACCTCGTGGTCGAGGCGCCGGCCGACGGCATCATCGGCGGCACTGCGACCGTCGACGGTGCGCCGTGTGCGGTGCTGTCCTACGACTACCTGGTCATGGCCGGCACGCAGGGAATGCGCGGGCACCACAAGACCGACCGCCTGGTCGAGACCGCCCTTCGCATGAACGTCCCGACGGTGTTCTTCACCGAAGGCGGCGGGGGACGTCCGGGAGACACCGACCTGCCCGGGGTCTCTTACCTCGACCTCGACCTGTTCGCGATCTGGGGCGCCGCACGCATCCCGAAGATCGCGATCGTCTCGGGACGATGCTTCGCCGGAAATGCAGTGCTCGCCGGATGTGCCGACCTGCGGATCGCCACTCCGGACGCGAACCTCGGCATGGCCGGACCGGCCATGATCGCCGGTGGTGGCCTGGGTCAGTTCGCGCCCGAGGAGATCGGTCCGGTCAACGTCCAGTGCGCGAACGGGGTGCTCGATGTCGTGGCGGAGGACGAAGAGGGAGCCGTCGAGGTCGCCCGGCGCATCCTGGGCTATCTCGGGGCCCGCGCCCACGAACCGGACGCGCCGTCCGAGGAGCATAATCTCGCCCGGGAGATCCTGCCGCACAACGAACGGGAGTCCTTCGACGTCCATCGGGTTATCGAGACCCTCGCCGACACGGACTCGATCACCTGGCTGCGCTCTGGGTGGGCGCCTGAGCTCGTCACGTGCATCGCGCGTGTCGAGGGGATGCCGGTCGGTTTCATCGCGAACCAGTCGGCGCACCTCGCCGGGGCGCTGACCACCGCGGCGTCCGCGAAGGGAGCGGACTTCCTCGACCTGTGCGAGCGCTGGCAACTTCCCGTGGTGTCGCTCGTCGACACTCCCGGCTTCATGGTGGGCCCGGACGCCGAGCAGGATGGACTGGTCCGTGAAGCGTCCAGGCTGGTGACCGCCGGCGCGCGGCTCACCACGCCGCTGGTGGGTGTGGTGCTGCGACGCGGGTACGGGCTCGGAGCGCAGGCGATGCTCGGCGGGAGCACGCACCGCCCGCTGCTGACCGTCGCGTGGCCGGACGCCCACCTGGGTCCGATGGGTCTGGAAGGTGCAGTCCGCCTCGGCATGGCCAAGGAGCTCGCCGCTCTGCCGGCCGAGGAGCGTGAACAGACGGTCAAGGAACAGACGGCTCTCATGCAGCAGCACGCCAAGGCGCTCAACGCCGCCCGGGTCTTCGAGATCGACGACGTGATCGACCCGGCCGAAACCAGGTCGTTGATCGCCCGCACCTTCGTTCGCGCACGCTGA
- the purB gene encoding adenylosuccinate lyase — translation MRSLADTQPPIALGALDGRYRAAVSPLVDHLSEAALNRQRVNVEVEWLIHLTAQGAVPGVRTLTESEQQQLRDVVENFDQDDVTELAEIERETVHDVKAVEYYLKRRLTAIVGEDDAKGLAELIHFACTSEDINNLSYALMVQGATQQVWLPRATALVDAVSTMANDLKDVPLLAHTHGQPATPTTMGKELAVLAHRLRRQLKRIERAEFLGKINGATGTYGAHTAAVPSTDWVEISRTFVESLGLQWNPLTTQIESHDWQAELYSDIARFNRILHNLCTDVWTYISMGYFAQVRGQGTVGSSTMPHKVNPIRFENAEANLEVSSALLDVLASTLVQSRLQRDLTDSSMQRNIGTAFGHSLLAIDNAGRGLAGLDAVPEAMAADLDANWEVLGEPIQSAMRALGAQGVPGMEQPYERLKELTRGRRINSDDLQEFVRGLGLPEEVQARLLALTPATYVGLAPQLVAYLDR, via the coding sequence ATGCGTTCCCTCGCCGACACCCAGCCGCCCATCGCCCTCGGAGCACTCGACGGTCGTTACCGCGCTGCGGTCTCCCCGCTCGTCGACCACCTGTCCGAGGCGGCGCTCAACCGGCAACGGGTCAACGTCGAGGTCGAGTGGCTGATCCATCTCACCGCCCAGGGCGCGGTGCCCGGCGTCCGTACGCTCACCGAGTCCGAGCAGCAGCAACTTCGTGACGTCGTCGAGAACTTCGACCAGGACGACGTCACTGAACTCGCCGAGATCGAGCGCGAGACCGTCCACGACGTCAAGGCGGTGGAGTACTACCTCAAGCGGCGACTGACCGCGATCGTCGGCGAGGACGACGCCAAGGGTCTGGCCGAACTCATCCACTTCGCGTGCACGAGCGAGGACATCAACAACCTCTCGTACGCGCTGATGGTGCAGGGCGCGACCCAGCAGGTCTGGCTGCCCCGTGCGACTGCATTGGTGGACGCCGTCTCCACCATGGCGAACGACCTCAAGGACGTTCCGCTGCTGGCACACACGCACGGGCAGCCGGCGACCCCGACCACGATGGGCAAGGAACTCGCGGTCCTTGCGCACCGACTGCGCCGCCAGCTCAAGCGCATCGAGCGAGCGGAATTCCTCGGAAAGATCAACGGTGCGACCGGCACCTACGGCGCCCACACCGCCGCCGTCCCGAGCACCGACTGGGTGGAGATCAGCCGGACGTTCGTCGAAAGCCTTGGGCTGCAGTGGAATCCGCTGACCACGCAGATCGAGAGCCACGACTGGCAGGCCGAGCTCTACAGCGACATCGCCCGCTTCAACCGCATCCTGCACAACCTGTGCACGGATGTGTGGACCTACATCTCGATGGGCTACTTCGCCCAGGTGCGCGGCCAGGGCACGGTCGGATCGTCGACGATGCCGCACAAGGTCAACCCGATCCGCTTCGAGAACGCCGAGGCGAACCTCGAGGTCAGCAGCGCACTGCTGGACGTTCTCGCGTCCACCCTCGTGCAGTCGCGCCTGCAGCGTGACCTCACCGACTCCTCGATGCAGCGCAACATCGGCACCGCGTTCGGCCATTCGCTGCTCGCTATCGACAACGCCGGACGTGGCCTCGCCGGCCTCGACGCCGTCCCGGAGGCCATGGCGGCCGACCTCGACGCGAACTGGGAGGTGCTCGGTGAGCCGATCCAGTCGGCGATGAGGGCCCTCGGCGCACAAGGAGTTCCCGGGATGGAGCAGCCGTACGAGCGGCTCAAGGAACTCACCCGCGGACGTCGGATCAACTCCGACGACCTGCAGGAGTTCGTCCGCGGACTCGGCCTGCCCGAGGAGGTGCAGGCCCGCCTGCTCGCCCTCACCCCCGCCACCTACGTCGGCCTGGCCCCGCAGCTCGTCGCCTACCTAGACCGCTGA